Proteins from a genomic interval of Caulobacter rhizosphaerae:
- the trbJ gene encoding P-type conjugative transfer protein TrbJ, with protein MSLTRRRLAAALILGLAAAPPALAQVAVYDPSNYAQNVLQAARALQSVNNQIASLQNQAQMLIGQARNLAGLPYSSLAALQAQVAQTQALIGQARGLAYDVGQIQEAFKGRYGAVPLNASDQDLTARADQRWATSVAGFEDALKVQAGVIGGLETGRGEMQALVSASQGASGALQAAQAGNQLLALQAQQLSALTALVAAQGRADALEAADRAAARADAKARFAKFMSRAPEGSTLP; from the coding sequence ATGTCCTTGACCCGACGCCGCCTGGCGGCGGCCCTGATCCTGGGCTTGGCGGCCGCGCCGCCGGCCCTGGCCCAGGTCGCCGTCTATGATCCCAGCAACTACGCCCAGAACGTCCTGCAGGCCGCGCGCGCCCTGCAGAGCGTCAACAACCAGATCGCCTCGCTGCAGAACCAGGCCCAGATGCTGATCGGTCAGGCTCGCAACCTGGCGGGTCTGCCCTATTCGTCCCTGGCGGCGTTGCAGGCCCAGGTCGCCCAGACCCAGGCCCTGATCGGCCAGGCGCGGGGCCTGGCCTATGACGTCGGTCAGATCCAGGAGGCGTTCAAGGGCCGCTATGGCGCGGTCCCGCTGAACGCCAGCGATCAGGATCTGACCGCGCGGGCCGACCAGCGCTGGGCGACCTCGGTGGCTGGGTTCGAGGACGCCCTGAAGGTCCAGGCCGGGGTGATCGGCGGGCTGGAGACCGGGCGCGGCGAAATGCAGGCCCTGGTCTCGGCCAGCCAGGGGGCCAGCGGCGCTTTGCAGGCCGCTCAAGCCGGCAACCAACTCCTGGCGCTCCAGGCCCAGCAGCTGTCGGCCCTGACCGCCTTGGTCGCGGCGCAGGGCCGGGCCGACGCCCTGGAAGCGGCCGATCGCGCCGCCGCCCGCGCCGACGCCAAGGCGCGGTTCGCCAAGTTCATGAGCCGTGCGCCGGAGGGTTCTACTCTGCCATGA